One genomic segment of Impatiens glandulifera chromosome 6, dImpGla2.1, whole genome shotgun sequence includes these proteins:
- the LOC124941708 gene encoding peptidyl-prolyl cis-trans isomerase FKBP17-2, chloroplastic-like has protein sequence MASLFGSPPFLSYPIQKTHHFSSFHSPPQSLSTTSSEPVFPSEKVQQKVKMNRLVDESTDSIASSLTRRFGLGASLAWAGSLAFSVISEQMKNEHQVSQNEANTRVVEEQEEVVLPNGIRYYELRVGGGSSPKSGDMMVIDLKGKVKGTNQPFVDTFSCEKKPLALLTGSRPYTKGMCEGIEYVSRSMKGGGKRRVIVPPNLGFGEKGIELGYGLKIPPNATLEYIVEVDQVSIALV, from the exons ATGGCTTCCCTCTTCGGATCTCCACCTTTTCTCTCTTACCCTATTCAAAAAACACACCATTTTTCTTCCTTTCATTCTCCACCACAGTCTTTAAGCACTACATCCTCAGAACCAGTTTTTCCTAGTGAAAAAGTGCAACAAAAGGTCAAAATGAACCGGTTAGTTGATGAGTCTACAGATTCAATAGCTTCGTCTTTAACAAGGAGATTTGGGCTTGGAGCTAGCCTTGCTTGGGCAGGATCCCTAGCCTTTAGTGTGATATCGGAACAGATGAAAAATGAGCATCAAGTCTCTCAAAATGAAGCAAATACAAG GGTTGTAGAGGAGCAAGAAGAGGTAGTATTGCCTAATGGCATAAG GTACTATGAGTTGAGAGTTGGTGGCGGTTCATCGCCGAAGTCTGGGGATATGATGGTGATTGATCTCAAGGGCAAAGTCAAAGGAACCAATCAACCATTTGTCGACACATTCAGTTGTGAAAAGAAACCACTAGCATTGTTAACAGGGTCTAGGCCATATACAAAGGGAATGTGTGAAGGGATAGAGTATGTTTCTAGGTCGATGAAGGGTGGTGGCAAGAGAAGGGTAATTGTCCCTCCAAACTTAGGGTTTGGAGAGAAGGGAATAGAACTGGGTTATGGCCTTAAAATCCCACCAAATGCTACTCTTGAGTATATTGTGGAGGTTGATCAAGTTTCCATTGCTCTTGTCTGA